In Labrus mixtus chromosome 22, fLabMix1.1, whole genome shotgun sequence, the genomic window AAagatctgacttttttttcttgcttcttCAGGTGCAACCTTCCTCCTTTGGGAAATGGTTATGAGAAGCATGTCAGTGTCAAAACGGACCTTGTGACAGCGAACCCAAGCATCCTCAAGGAGAAGTGAGCAAGAGGCTGGATTTCACTTCACTGTCATTACAGAGTTCTTTTGTCTTGTTGATTTATATCTGCTGTTGTGTCTCCAGGTATGAGTCTCTGATGAAGCGTCGTCGTCCGTTTGTGGAAAGTCTGCATATTTACGGCAACTCCTTGCTAGTCTTTCCCTTCTCTCGTGGAAACACTGCTATATGTCTGCGGGCCATCTACAGTGTTGAGGACTTTGGAAGCCCCATTAGGCCCGTCTTCCTTAACCCTAAGTACTTCCACAGACTGTCTGCCTTCTGGCGTGTACATGGCTTGAGATTAGCGTTGATGAGCACCGGGCTACTTATGACTAGCATAGCTTTGGAGGTCTGTGAAAATGTGCATCTGTATGGGTTTTGGCCCTTCGATAATCACCCCTATGGACTCTACGACCTGACGCACCACTACTATGATGACAGAAAAGC contains:
- the LOC132956772 gene encoding alpha-2,8-sialyltransferase 8E-like, giving the protein MGQIGIIKGSIKTSESLVHGLTKSLWFPRSQLSNSCSGFDKAILNQANAVVDPEFVYDWGKSSFQVSQEVFNTFTKEHPFSNKTWDTCSVVGNGGILTDSSCGERIDSAQFVMRCNLPPLGNGYEKHVSVKTDLVTANPSILKEKYESLMKRRRPFVESLHIYGNSLLVFPFSRGNTAICLRAIYSVEDFGSPIRPVFLNPKYFHRLSAFWRVHGLRLALMSTGLLMTSIALEVCENVHLYGFWPFDNHPYGLYDLTHHYYDDRKAKRSHAMPNEFELLMQLHRQGVLKLHLGDCQRL